A stretch of DNA from Mycobacterium senriense:
GTGGCCATGGTCGTGGTGCTGATGGCCTTCGCCGTCTACGCCGTGATCTCGGCCGCGCTGTACAGCGACATCGACAACCAGCTGCAAAGCCGGGCACAGCTGCTGATCGCCAGCGGTTCACTGGCCGCCGACCCCGGCAAAGCCATCGAGGGCACCGCCTATTCCGACGTCAACGCGATGCTGGTGAACCCGGGCCACGCGATCTACACCGCCCAGCAGCCGGGTCAGACCCTGCCGGTCGGCTCGCCGGAAAAAGCGGTCATCCACGGTGACTTGTTCATGTCGCGGCGCACCGCCGGCGACCAGCGAATCCTCGCCGTGCACCTGCAGAACGGCACCTCGCTGCTGATCTCCAAGAGCCTCAAGCCCACTGAAGCGGTGATGAACCGGCTGCGCTGGGTACTGCTGATGGTCGGCGGTGTGGGTGTGGCGGTCGCCGCGGTGGCGGGTGGCATGGTCACCCGGGCCGGGTTGCGCCCGGTGGCACGGCTGACCGAAGCGGCCGAGCGGGTCGCGCGCACCGATGACCTGAGACCCATTCCCGTGTTCGGTAGCGACGAACTGGCAAGGCTCACCGAGTCGTTCAACCTGATGCTGCGCGCGCTCGCCGAGTCCCGGGAGCGGCAGGCACGGCTGGTCACCGACGCCGGGCATGAACTGCGCACCCCGCTGACGTCGCTGCGGACAAACGTCGAGCTGCTGATGGCCGCGATGGAGCCGGGGGCGCCGCGCCTGCCCGAGCAGGAGATGGTTGACCTGCGCACCGATGTCATCGCGCAGATCGAGGAATTGTCAACGCTGGTCGGCGATTTGGTGGACCTCACCCGGGATGACGCCGGCCAGGTGGTGCACGAACCCGTCGACATGTCCGAGGTCGTCGATCGCAGCCTGGAGCGAGTCAGGCGGCGGCGCAACGACATTCACTTCGACGTGGACGTGACGCCGTGGCAGATGTACGGCGACGCCGCCGGGTTGTCGCGCGCGGTCCTCAACCTGCTCGACAACGCCGCCAAGTGGAGCCCGCCCGGTGGGCACGTCGGTGTCACAATGCGCCAGCTCGACCCGTCGCACGCGGAGCTGGTGATCGCCGACCAAGGTCCCGGCATCCCGCTCGAGGAGCGCCGCCTGGTGTTCGAGCGGTTTTACCGTTCGACGACGGCACGCGCCATGCCTGGCTCCGGACTCGGGCTCGCCATTGTCAAAAAGGTCGTGCTCAACCACGGGGGACTGCTGCGCGTCGAGGACACCGTTCCGGGCGGCCAGCCCCCGGGCACGTCCTTCTATGTGCTGCTGCCCGGCCGGCCGCTGCCCGCCTCGACGTACGCCACAGCCGCCGACGATGCGGAAACCGACCAGGTGGACGCCGCCACCGGCCCCACTCGAGCGGTGACCGACGACGAGGCGAACTCTCGGGAATCGGCGAACGTTATCTCAGTGGACTCTCAGTCCGCGCGGGCAAGGTAGGTCTGCGGCTACTGTTGAACCCAGCCGTCGACTTGCCGAAACACTGAGATAGAGGAAGAGCGACTTAGCGACATGACGAATGACCCGAGGTATTCGCCGCCGCCGCAGCAGCCGGGATATCCCCCCGCGCCGAATCAGCCTGCGCACGTCCCGAGCCATGCGGCGTCCTCCGGCTACGCCCCGGGACAACAGCAGCCGTACAACCAGCAATATGACTGGCGCTATCGGTCGCAGCCGTCCCAGTCGCCGACGACGCAGTTCCGTTCGCCCTACGAGCCCTTCAGCAACGCCGGGCAGGGTCGGATCCCCGGGGGAACCGGCGCGGGCCCGATCCCGGGCGGTGCCGGCGCGGGTCACATGCCCGGCATGCTGCCTGGAATGCCTGTCCCGCCGGAGCCCCAAAAGCGTTCTCGCACAGGCCTATTGGTCGTCGGTGCGCTGGCCATCGCGGTGGTGTCGGCCGGTATCGGCGGTGCCGCGGCGACGGCCGTCGAGCTCGGCACGCACGCGACCGGGAACGGTGGCGGGCGGGTCATCGGGGCGGCGCCCAGCGTCCCGGCCGCGAACATGCCGCCCGGCAGCGTCGAGGGGGTCGCCTCCAAGGTGGTGCCCAGCGTCGTGATGCTCGAGACCGACATCGGGCGCCAGTCCGAAGAGGGGTCCGGCATCGTCTTGTCCACCGACGGGCTCATCCTGACGAACAACCACGTGATCGCCGCCGCGGCGGGACCGCCCAAGGGGCCCGGCGGCCCCCCGGGAGCTCCGCCCGCGGCTCCCGCGCCTCCGGGCCTCCCCGGTGGCCCCGGCGGCCCCGGCGGCCCCGGCGGCTCGGGCGGCGCCGGTGCCGGCGCGCCGACGGCGAAGACGACGGTGACCTTCTCTGACGGTCGCACCGCACCGTTCACGGTGGTCGGCGCGGACCCCACCAGCGATATCGCCGTGATTCGGGTGCAGGGCATGTCCGGGCTCACGCCCATCTCGCTGGGCTCCTCGTCGGACCTTCGCGTCGGCCAGCCGGTCGTGGCGATCGGCTCGCCGCTGGGCCTGTCGGGCACGGTGACCACTGGCATCGTCAGCGCGCTGAACCGGCCGGTGTCCACAACCGGTGAGTCGGGCAACCAGAACACCGTGCTGGACGCGATTCAGACCGACGCCGCGATCAACCCCGGTAACTCCGGTGGCGCGCTGGTCAACATGAACGGCCAGCTGGTGGGCGTCAACTCGGCCATCGCGACGCTGGGCGCCGACTCGCCGGATGCCCAGAGCGGTTCGATCGGCCTGGGCTTCGCGATTCCGGTCGATCAGGCCAAGCGCATCGCCGATGAGCTGATCGCCACCGGCAAGGCGTCCCACGCCTCGCTCGGCGTGCAGGTGACCAACGACAAGGGCACCCCCGGGGCCAAGGTTGTCGACGTCGTCTCGGGCGGTGCGGCGGCATCCGCCGGCGTCCCCAAGAACGTGGTCGTCACCAAGGTCGACGACCGGCCGATCAACAGCGCCGACGCGCTGGTCGCGGCGGTGCGGTCCAAGGCGCCCGGCGACAAGATCTCGCTGACGTTCCAGGATCCCGCTGGTGGCGGCAGCCGGACGTTGCCGGTCACCCTCGGAAAGGCGGACCAGTAGTGAAGGTGGACGAACCCTCGGCGACGGGATTGTCTGAGCTCGGATATACGGTTGCTCCCATGGGAACGGGTGCGGAATTGGTAGTTGGCCGGGCTTTGGTTGTGGTGGTCGACGATCGCACCGCTCACGGGGACGAGGACCACAGCGGGCCGCTGGTGACCGAGCTGCTGACCGAGGCGGGATTCGTCGTCGACGGTGTGGTCGCGGTCGCCGCTGACGAGATCGAGATCCGCAACGCGCTGAACACCGCGGTGATCGGCGGGGTGGACCTCGTCGTCTCCGTCGGTGGGACGGGCGTCACCCCGCGCGACGTCACCCCGGAGGCCACCCGCGAGATCCTGGATCGCGAAATCCTCGGCATCGCAGAGGCCATCCGCGGGTCGGGCCTGTCGGCGGGGATCATCGATGCCGGATTGTCACGCGGCCTGGCCG
This window harbors:
- a CDS encoding HAMP domain-containing sensor histidine kinase; this translates as MIRFPRPQRPPMRPPLRATPSLSLRWRVMLLAMSMVAMVVVLMAFAVYAVISAALYSDIDNQLQSRAQLLIASGSLAADPGKAIEGTAYSDVNAMLVNPGHAIYTAQQPGQTLPVGSPEKAVIHGDLFMSRRTAGDQRILAVHLQNGTSLLISKSLKPTEAVMNRLRWVLLMVGGVGVAVAAVAGGMVTRAGLRPVARLTEAAERVARTDDLRPIPVFGSDELARLTESFNLMLRALAESRERQARLVTDAGHELRTPLTSLRTNVELLMAAMEPGAPRLPEQEMVDLRTDVIAQIEELSTLVGDLVDLTRDDAGQVVHEPVDMSEVVDRSLERVRRRRNDIHFDVDVTPWQMYGDAAGLSRAVLNLLDNAAKWSPPGGHVGVTMRQLDPSHAELVIADQGPGIPLEERRLVFERFYRSTTARAMPGSGLGLAIVKKVVLNHGGLLRVEDTVPGGQPPGTSFYVLLPGRPLPASTYATAADDAETDQVDAATGPTRAVTDDEANSRESANVISVDSQSARAR
- a CDS encoding S1C family serine protease — its product is MTNDPRYSPPPQQPGYPPAPNQPAHVPSHAASSGYAPGQQQPYNQQYDWRYRSQPSQSPTTQFRSPYEPFSNAGQGRIPGGTGAGPIPGGAGAGHMPGMLPGMPVPPEPQKRSRTGLLVVGALAIAVVSAGIGGAAATAVELGTHATGNGGGRVIGAAPSVPAANMPPGSVEGVASKVVPSVVMLETDIGRQSEEGSGIVLSTDGLILTNNHVIAAAAGPPKGPGGPPGAPPAAPAPPGLPGGPGGPGGPGGSGGAGAGAPTAKTTVTFSDGRTAPFTVVGADPTSDIAVIRVQGMSGLTPISLGSSSDLRVGQPVVAIGSPLGLSGTVTTGIVSALNRPVSTTGESGNQNTVLDAIQTDAAINPGNSGGALVNMNGQLVGVNSAIATLGADSPDAQSGSIGLGFAIPVDQAKRIADELIATGKASHASLGVQVTNDKGTPGAKVVDVVSGGAAASAGVPKNVVVTKVDDRPINSADALVAAVRSKAPGDKISLTFQDPAGGGSRTLPVTLGKADQ
- a CDS encoding MogA/MoaB family molybdenum cofactor biosynthesis protein is translated as MGTGAELVVGRALVVVVDDRTAHGDEDHSGPLVTELLTEAGFVVDGVVAVAADEIEIRNALNTAVIGGVDLVVSVGGTGVTPRDVTPEATREILDREILGIAEAIRGSGLSAGIIDAGLSRGLAGVSGSTLVVNLAGSRYAVRDGMATLNPLAAQIIGQLSSLEI